In Macadamia integrifolia cultivar HAES 741 chromosome 12, SCU_Mint_v3, whole genome shotgun sequence, the following are encoded in one genomic region:
- the LOC122057055 gene encoding 60S ribosomal protein L7a-2-like, whose translation MAPKRGVKAPVAAKKKPEKVANPLFEKRPKQFGIGGALPPKRDLHRFVKWPKVVRIQRQRRILKQRLKVPPAVNQFTKTLDKNLATNLFKMLLKYRPEDKAAKKERLLLRAQAEAEGKTVESKKPIVVKYGLNHITYLIEQNKAQLVVIAHDVDPIELVVWLPALCRKMEIPYAIVKGKARLGAIVHKKTATALCLTSVKNEDKLEFSRIVEAIKANFNDKFDEHRKKWGGGIMGSKSLAKTRAKERLLAKEAAQRMT comes from the exons ATG GCCCCCAAAAGAGGTGTAAAGGCCCCAGTAGCAGCCAAGAAGAAGCCT GAAAAGGTTGCTAATCCTTTGTTTGAGAAGCGGCCAAAGCAATTTGGGATTGGTGGTGCACTACCACCAAAAAGGGATTTGCATAGATTTGTCAAATGGCCAAAGGTTGTTCGTATTCAGAGACAACGGAGGATTCTGAAGCAACGTTTGAAGGTTCCACCTGCAGTAAACCAATTCACAAAAACACTTGACAAGAACCTTG CTACTAATCTGTTTAAGATGCTGCTCAAGTATAGACCAGAGGACAAGGCTGCTAAGAAGGAAAGACTTCTTCTGAGGGCACAAGCTGAAGCTGAGGGGAAGACTGTGGAGTCGAAGAAGCCCATTGTTGTCAAATATGGACTTAATCACATTACTTATCTCATTGAACAG AACAAGGCTCAGCTGGTGGTTATTGCTCATGATGTTGATCCCATTGAGCTTGTTGTGTGGCTGCCTGCTTTGTGCCGGAAAATGGAGATCCCATATGCAATTGTGAAGGGGAAGGCTCGTCTGGGAGCG ATTGTGCACAAAAAAACTGCCACAGCTTTGTGTTTGACATCAGTGAAAAATGAAGATAAGTTGGAGTTCAGCAGGATTGTAGAGGCAATTAAG GCTAACTTCAATGACAAATTTGATGAGCACCGCAAGAAGTGGGGTGGTGGCATTATGGGTTCCAAGTCTTTGGCCAAGACCAGAGCAAAGGAGAGACTTTTGGCCAAGGAAGCGGCACAAAGGATGACTTGA
- the LOC122058221 gene encoding D-aminoacyl-tRNA deacylase: protein MVTLVVATTIDPASIGPASALLAMPGWHPGPILQEISSYVNGEVRLLKHDNSIVKEDHLDKRWEEATGEVVHDVIFLSRHTAVSNRPALTVHPIGIPHLREGDEPLQGGKPGWAAPPNPRIGPWLRLLKRIAQNQNLIPEYEITLEGTHHGPEINSPTMFIEIGSTEEYWGRQDAAQAIALLLWEGLGLGGGSAVGNWNRNTDRNKILLGIGGGHYAPRHMDIVLKDDVWVGHLLSGYSLPMEDPGNSKGGRNAKDIGGTWRESIKVGFEATQLAFPGGEVLAHLDHKSFKSWQKTAITGFLAEQNIKIGKPDDFY, encoded by the exons atGGTGACGCTGGTAGTAGCAACGACGATCGACCCGGCCTCCATTGGCCCTGCCTCTGCTCTCCTAGCGATGCCTGGTTGGCACCCTGGTCCCATTCTCCAG GAAATATCGAGTTATGTAAATGGGGAAGTGAGGCTACTGAAACATGACAATAGTATAGTGAAGGAGGATCATTTGGATAAGCGTTGGGAGGAGGCCACCGGTGAGGTTGTCCACGATGTCATCTTCCTTAGTAGACACACCGCCGTCTCCAACCGTCCTGCTCTCACTGTTCACCCCATTG GCATACCCCATTTACGTGAAGGTGATGAACCGCTGCAAGGTGGAAAGCCCGGATGGGCAGCTCCTCCAAATCCTAGGATTGGACCATGGCTTAGACTTTTGAAGAGGATTGCACAAAACCAGAATCTAATTCCTGAGTATGAG ATCACTTTGGAGGGTACCCATCATGGGCCTGAGATCAATTCACCAACCATGTTCATAGAAATTG GTAGCACAGAAGAATATTGGGGGAGGCAAGATGCTGCTCAAGCCATTGCATTA TTACTATGGgaagggcttgggcttggggGAGGCAGTGCTGTAGGAAACTGGAACAG GAACACTGATAGAAACAAAATTCTGCTAGGGATTGGGGGTGGACATTATGCACCGAGACATATGGATATTGTTCT GAAAGATGATGTTTGGGTGGGTCATCTTCTTTCTGGGTATTCATTGCCAATGGAAGATCCAGGTAActcaaaaggaggaagaaatgcaAAAGATATTGGTGGAACATGGAGAGAATCAATTAAGGTAGGATTTGAGGCTACTCAATTAGCTTTTCCAGGTGGAGAAGTTTTGGCACATCTGGATCACAA GAGTTTCAAGAGTTGGCAGAAGACTGCAATTACAGGATTCCTTGCTGAGCAGAATATAAAGATTGGAAAACCTGATGACTTCTATTGA